A segment of the Nitrospinota bacterium genome:
AGGATGGAGTTGGTTACGGCGTCGAAGTCCTCTTCCCCCAACAGGGAAATGCCGTACTCCGTCTCCGAGCCAATTATGTGGCCGGGAAGCGCCATGTATAACCCAGTGAATTAACCCCGACTACATATATTGACGGGCTATGACGTCTTCAATGTCACTTCTTGGAGGGACATGGCCTCGAAGAAGCGTGCGCACGTTGACGATTCGCTCGCCCTTGCGGCCGGCGATTCGCGCCCAATCGTCCGGGTTGGTGGTATTGGGCAGGTCCTCGTTCTCTTTGAACTCCTCTCGGACGGACTCGAGAAGGTCAGATGCCCTAAGGCCCCTCTCCTCGCCGGCGATGGAGCGCTTAAGCGCCAGCTTCTTGGCCCGCCGGACGATATTCTCTATCATGGCGCCAGAGGCGAAGTCTTTGAAGTAGAAGACCTCTTTATCCCCTTTCGCGTAGGTCACCTCGAGGAACCGGTTATCGTCGTTCGAGGCGTACATGGCCTTGACGGTCACGTCGATAAGGCGAGCGACGCAGGCCTCCGGGCCATCGCCGTCGACGGCGAGCTCCTCGCTGTGGATTGGAAGTGTGGAAAGGAGGTATTTGGAGAAAACCTCTTTGGCCGCCTCTTCGTCGGGCCTGTCCACCTTGATTTTGAGGTCCAGCCGGCCGGGCCGGAGGATGGCCGGATCGATGAGGTCTTGGCGGTTGCTCGCCCCAATGATGATCACGCCCCGGAGGGACTCGACTCCATCGATTTCGCTGAGGAATTGGGCGACGATGGTCGTCTCCACGTCCGATGAGATGCCGCTGCCCCTTATGCGGAAAAGGGCGTCCATCTCATCAAAGAAAACGATGACCGGACACTTCTCATTGGCCTTGGCCTTGGCTTTTTTGAAGACCTCCCGAATCTTAAACTCCGTCTCACCCACATACTTGTTGAGCAGCTCCGGGCCCTTGATGTTGAGGAAGTAACCCTTGGTCTCCTCGCCCGTCCTAAGGCTCATCTCGGTTGCGAGGCTGTTGGCGATGGCCTTCGCGATCATTGTTTTTCCGCACCCCGGCGGACCATAAAGGAGGATACCCTTAGGAGGGTCAAGCCGGAAGGCAGCGAACTCTTCCGGGTAGAGGTAGGGCAACTCAATGGCGTCTCGCAACGCCTCGATCTGCTCGGAAAGCCCACCGACGTGGTCGTATGTGACGTCGGGCACCTCTTCGAGGACAACCTCCTCCACCTGAGTTTTGGGGATCTTCTCCAGAGCGAAGCCACTGCGAGAGTCAACCATCAAGGGGTCACCCACCTGTGGCATATCCACGCGCAGGGGCTCAGATAGTTGGAAGACCCGTTCTTCGTCGACCCTTCCGAGCAGCACGACGCGATGGTCGTCAAGGAAGTCCTTGACAATCATCACCTCACCCTTCGTTTCAAACTCGCGGGCGGCCACGGCGTTGAGCGCCTCGTTGAGTATGAGGGACTGGCCGGGCTCGAGGGACTCCGGATCCATCCCTGGATGGACATTGACCCGGATTCGGCGGCCGTCTAGGTCAACGTCCACCGTCCCGTCAGCGTTGAGGGCGATGAACTTTCCGTAGGAATTGGGTGGCGCGGAGAGCTTATCAACCTCCTCTTTCAGCAGATCGATTTGGTGCTTGGCCTCTTGAAAGGCCATGACCAGCTTCTCGTTTTGCTTCCTTGCGTCAGAGAGCTGCCCGGTGATGCTCTGGTTGGTCTGCTTCATGTCGTCAAAGTCGGAACGCAACTGCTCTAAGCGCTCAGAAAGATCGGTCGATTCGCCCTCGATATACCCCAACTGGCCAAGGAGGTCCTCAATGAGGCTCTCGTATTGGGTCAACTTTTCGTCCAGCCCAGACTCCGATCTTGGGATGTAGTCGGACACCTTCTTTACAGTATCCCGAACGACCCACTTGCGCTCTCGGTCTTTGAAGGACTTCCCCATGGTCTTCTCCCGCGGCTGTAAGGAGCAAATGGAAAGCGACTAGACCCCATTAGATGGTAACATCTTTTATGTGCAAGTCAAGGGAGGTAAAGCTAATATGGCTAGCTATTATAATTTCTTATGGGAACTTGGCTTGTGATAACTTGACCCGGCGCGGGACCTATTATCGGGGGGGGGTGCGCCTCACTTCGGTAAGGTCTAAGACAATCTCTATAGCGACCAATAGGGCAAGTGGAGCCAATGTCCTCAGAGGCCCAGCTCCCGATGCCGTTTCTGGGCAAGCTCCATCTCCGACTGGCAATCGCGGCAGTATGGCGCGAGGGGAAGTGCTTGCAACCGCTTGGCGCCGATAGTCTTCTCGCAACGCTCGCAGACCCCGTATAGCCCAGCTTCAATCTTCTCGAGGGCCTCCTCGATGGCACGCAGCTCTTCTCGCTCCCGGCTGGAGAGCATGTAGTTGATATCCCGGTCACGGGAGGCGGCGGCCCTGTCAAGGTCGTCTCCCCGATCGAGCTCTATGGCGCTTTCCTCCCGCTTGCTCTCGGCCAACTTTCGGACGAGTTGCTCGCGCTTTTCCAGCAATAGCTGCTTCTGAGACTCAGATTTCTTTGTTGGCTTCGGTGTGGTCATGCTCGCATCCGTCGTTATCCGTTCCCGGTAAGATCGAGGCAGAAGAGGTATCCGACCATTTTGTACAGCAGCTTGGCCGCCAGGACATCGGGAGCCCTCAGGCCAGGAATGGGGGCCAGCTCCATGAGGTCAAACCCTACAATCTCGCGCCGGGCCGCCAGCGTCTTCATTAGGAGCGTCACCGTTGACCAGTCGAGGCCCCCCGGCTCCGGGGTGCCCACGGCGGGCATTACGGCCGGGTCGAAGACGTCGAGGTCGATGGTGACGTAAACCCTCTCGCCGAGCGACGAACAGACGGCCTCGGCCCATGTTGCATCGCCGGTTGCCTCGCTCGCCCAGAAGCACTCCCCGCCTCTCTCGGTCAGCCAGCTACGCTCTTCGGCGGAGCAGCTCCTAACCCCCACAGCAGTCACTGGAGCCACGTCCCATACCCGCCGCATCACACAGGCGTGGCTAAAGGCGCTGTCATGGTAAGTGTCACGCAGATCTAAGTGGGCGTCAAGCTGGAGGACGCTTAGGCTCCCGTAGGCCGTCACGTGAGCTCCTACGGCCGCCCTCGTCAGGGTATGCTCCCCGCCTACCGTGGCCACGGTCTTACCCTGATCAATCAAATATGAGACGAGGGCCTCCACCCTGTCCAGCATGGCCTTTGGGTCGCCGGCCACCGGCTCCACCTCAGGAGATGTGTAAATCCCCACGGTGCAGGGCTCGACCCCCAGCTCCTCGTCGTACTCCTCAAGGTATCGGGATGCATCGATTATTGCCCGCGGACCGAACCGACAGCCCGGCTGGTAGGAGGTCGTGGCGTCGTAGGGAACCGGGAGGATAGCCACACGAGCCCGCTCCCATCCGGCCTGCTCCTCGTCGAGGGCTAAGAACCGATTGGGTAGAATGGGGGCATGGGCCTCGAAGGGGTTCTTCACGCCTCCTTCTCCTCCGTTACGAGAGAGATTCACCGCATAGTTCCCAGCTAAGTGGAGCGCCGGGAAAGATGCATGTGGCAGGCCGCGCCACCGGGTCGAGGCAGTTAACCGAAGCGCACGAGCCGGTCCTGGCGAACCAGGTCGCCGGCCTTGTCGATCTCCGTGGGAAACTCCCTGCCTCGATCGAAGCTCTGGACCTCCAGCTTATCAAGCCCGAAGGTCACTTCCACCTCCTTGGAGGCGGCCTCCGTGTCAAACCACTTACAGGAAAAGAAGTCCACGCTCAAGAACCCCTTCTCCGGAAAGGTATGTACGGTGATGTGGCTCTCGGCGATCAGGACCACGCCGGAGAGCCCCCAATCCTCGGGCTTGGAGCCTTTGTATTCAAAGACGTACGGGGGCATGATTTTCGTCATGCCCATCTTCGCAGGGTATTCATCCAGGAAGCGGTAGAGACCCTCCAAATCCGTCAGACGATCCCGCTCCCCGCCGTATCCGTCAATTATCAGGTGCTTTCCAAATCCCATCATTGCACCTTCCTCCCCCCGGACGGCTCAATCGAGCTTCGTCCGTCCCTCAAATGGAAGGTGAGGTCTGCTGTCCTTCCAGTTTTCTCGTGGTCCAAATCCCCCGCCTGCCCGGCGGGCGGAGCCAAACGGCCCTTCCGTTAAGTCCGTGTTCCGGACGCTACGGGAGAGAGTAATGGGGCCGACAGCGGCGGGCCCCTCCGTATCGGAAGAAGTCCATCAGGATTTTAAGAAGGGAGGGCGCGGAACACACGCCCTCTCGGCTCCTATGGCCGGTAGCCCTCTACTGCCGGTGTGGTGAACATCCACCCTTCGCATGGTGGTTGCTCCTCCCATCCTTGGTGCGGCTTCGGAGCGGAAGGCTCCTCGTCTCGGTGGGGGAATGGAACGACCGGCCAGCACGCCACACCCGTGCCGGCCGGCTTATAGTAACCGCATTAATATACAGCCTTTATCTAGCCTGTCAATAGCGAAGTTCCATTGTCCGCCTACTGGGTTTCGCGGCCCACGACAAGCCGTTTCTTCGACGGCATTAGACGCTGCCAGAAGACGAGGATGGGGCTCGCCACGAAGATGGAGGAATAGGTTCCGACGACGATGCCCACCAAGAGGGCAAAGGCGAAGTCGTGGATAACCTCTCCTCCAAGAAAAAAGAGGGCCAGGACGACGAGCATGGTGGTGAAGCTGGTAAGGATGGTCCTGGAGAGGGTTTCGTTGATGCTTCGGTTGAAAACCGCCTCGTAGCTCTCCCGTCGAAATAGCTTCAGATTTTCCCGGATGCGGTCGAAGACGACGATGGTGTCGTTGAGCGAGTAGCCGACGATGGTGAGAAAAGCGGCGATGACCGGCAAGGAGAGCTCCTTGTTGGTCACGGCAAAAGCCCCGAGGGTGATGAGTACGTCGTGGACGAGCGCTAAGATGGCGGCCACGGCGAAGCGAAACTCGAAGCGGATGGTAATGTAGATGAGTATCCCAATGAGCGCATAGGCCATCGCAAGGGCAGCCTGCTTGCGAAGGGCCGCGCCTACCTGAGGGCCCACCACCTCGGTGCGCCGAAGCTCTATCTTGCCCTGTCCGTAGACCACCTCAAGGGCCTTGATGATCTCGCCCTGAAGGCCCTCGATTCTCTTAGGGCTCCGCATCATCCGGATGAGAATCTCGTCCTTCGAGCCGTAGTGTTGGATGGTGCTGTCGCCCATGCCGATGCCTCGAAGCTCACGCCTCACGTCCTCGATGTCGACGTCCCTTGGCATCCTCAGCTCCACCAGCGTCCCACCGGCGAAGTCTATTCCGTAGTTGAGCCCGCGAATGCCGGCCGTCAGGAGGCCGATGACGATCAGGACGGCTGAGGCGGATATTGCTATCCATCGGCGGCCGATAAAATCAAATGTGGTTCCAGGTTTAATGAACTCCATGGCCGGCCTCAGATGGAGAGCTTCGTAACCCGCTGGGTCTTGATGTATATGTCGAAGACCACTCGTGAGACGAAGAGGGCAGTGAACATGCTGGCCGCAATTCCAATAGAGAGTGTTACGGCGAAGCCTTTGACCGTCCCGGTTCCGAACTGAAAGAGGACCAAAGCGGCAATGAACGTCGTCACGTTGGCGTCGAAAATTGTCCAGAAGGCCTTGCTGAACCCGGCCTCCACACTGGCCTTGACGCTTTTTCCGGTGCGGAGCTCTTCACGTATCCGTTCAAATATCAAGACGTTGGCATCGACCGCCATACCGATGGTCAAGATGATCCCGGCGATGCCCGGCAGGGTCAGGGTCGCTCGAAGGTAGCCCATCGCCCCGACGAGGATGATGAGGTTCAGCATCAGGGCGATGTCGGCCACCGAGCCGCTGAAGCGGTAGTAGAAAACCATAAAGACGATGACGAGAATGCTGCCGATGATGATGGACCGCAGCCCCTGGCGGACGGAGTCGGCCCCGAGCGACGGCCCCACGGTGCGGTTCTCCAGAATCTCCACGGGAGCGGGAAGGGCGCCAGCTCTCAAGACGATCGCCACGTCCTTCGCCTCTTCCAGGTTATCTATGCCCTCGATGATAGCGCTCCCGCCCTCGATCTTCGCCCTGATCACGGGGGCGGTCCTCACCACATTGTCAAGCACTATGGCGAGCCGCTCACCCACGTGATCGCCTGTGATGCGGGCGAAGCGACGCCCTCCCACCCGGTCAAAGCGGATATTGACGATGGGTTGGTTGAACTGCCCCCCCAGCGAGACGGAGGCGTTGGTGAGGTGCTCGCCCGTCATCAGGGTACGGCGCTTTACGACAATGGGCGTCACGACGTCCCGACCCGACTGGCTGTCGCGTCGCCGGTAGGAAAGGATCTCGGAATCGGCCGGAACCCGCCCTGCTCGCGTATCGGCCTGGCTAACGCTGGCGTCGACGAGGCGAAACTCCAGCTGGGCGGTCCGCCCGATTAGGCGCAACGCCCGCTGTGGGTCCTTGATCCCGGAGAGTTGGATGAGGATTTGTCGGCCGCCCTGGCGCTGGATGACGGGCTCGGCAACGCCGAATTGGTCCACCCGGTTGCGGATGGTCTCAAGCGCCTGGCTGACGGCGTTGTCTTTGACCTGCTCGGCGTATGCGGACCTTAGGCGAAAGCGCAGCGTTGGCGGCCCCGCCTCCTCGGGGATGACGGGGAAGTCCTTGAGCAGCGCGGCGGCACGCTCCATGTCGCGTGGGCGGATTATGACGACCTCGATGGAGTTGTCCGGGCCGCGGGCCGAACGGCTGACACGCACCTGATTCTCCCGAAGGAGCCTGCCCATATCCTCGGCCATTTGCTCGACGGTGTTCTCCACGGCTTTGTCCGTCTGGACCTCCAGCACCAAGTGAATGCCGCCTTGGAGATCGAGACCAAGGTTGATTTTCTTCTTCAGGGGTGTGGCGGACCAGATGGAGACCCCTACGACAAGGACGATGAGCAGCGGTTTCCAGCGTCCTGCGCCCATGGATGTCGGCTCCAGTCGTAGGCTTAGTCAGCGGCCTTTTCTTTTTTGGATGGCTTGGACCGCAGTCCTGTGATGGCGCTCTTGGATACGCGCAAGCGCACGCCTTCGGCAACTTCCAGCGACACCGTCTCGTCCTTAATCTTGTAGATGGACCCATATAGGCCGCCCTGTGTGAGCACTTCATCGCCCTTCTTTAGTTCCTCGAGCATCTTGGAATGCTCCTTACGCTGCTTCTGCTGAGGCCTGATGAGGAGGAAGTAGAATATGGCTATGAGAAGGCCGAACGTAATGAAGGGGGCCGCGAAGCCTCCAGCGCCGGCGTCACCGGTTCCGCCCGGCCTACCGCCCAAGGCGTGGGCCGCACGCAACCAGGGCAGAAGTAAGTCCATGGCGGGGGTCTCCAGGGATCAGGGAAGGCAAAGCCCTTGATTCGCAATGAAGGGAGTTTTTATCAGATTTTCTAGGCGATGTCAACAGGACCGACCGCCTCGCCCTCCTCGTTGTGGCCTCCCGCCTCGGCTCCGGCCGGCATGAAATTCGCTTCTACCCGCTCTCTGATGGTCTCCAGGCCCCCCTTCGGGATGGCCCCGCGTATCTCGGCCATGAGCCGCATGTAGAAGGTAAGGTTGTGGAGGGTATTGAGCCGGGAGGCGAGAATTTCGCCCGCCTGGAACAGATGACGGAGATATGAGCGGGTGAAGGTCGCGCAAGTGTAGCACGGACAGTCGGGATCGAGGGGCCGCAGGTCGTCTAGGTAACGGGCGTGTTTAATGATGATGCGGCCCTGGCTTGTGTAAAGCGTCCCGGTCCGGGCGTTGCGTGTCGGTAGGACACAGTCAAATAGGTCGATGCCCCTCATTACCTGCTCGACCAGGTCCAAGGGAGTGCCGACTCCCATGAGGTAGCGGGGGCTAGCTTCGGGCAGCAACGGCACCGTCGCCTCCACAACGGTTCTCAAATGCTCCTTGCTCTCGCCCACGCTCAGGCCTCCGATGGCGTAGCCGTCGAACTCGAGAGCCGTAATGGCCCGGGCGCTTTCGGCCCGAAGGTCGGCGAACATCCCCCCCTGGACGATCCCGAACAAGGCCTGGTCGTCCCGACGTTTGGCCGCCCTGCATCGCTCGGCCCAGCTGTTGGTCAGGACCATGGACTCGCGGGCGTAGTCATAGGTCGTCGGGTAGGGGGCGCACTCATCGAGGGCCATGATGATGTCGGCCCCCAGGGCCTCCTGGATGGCGACAGCCTTCTCGGGGCTCAAGAGGTGCTCGGAGCCGTCGAGGTGGCTTTGAAACATGACGCCGTCCGAGGTGATCTTCCTTAGTTTCGCCAAGCTCATCACCTGGAACCCCCCGCTGTCGGTCAAAAGCGGGCCGTCCCAGCCCATGAATCGGTGAAGCCCCCCGTGGGCCTCCACCACCTCCACTCCGGGCCGCAGGTAGAGGTGGTAGGCGTTGGCCAAGAGGATCTCGGCCCCGAGTGAGCGGCACTCGTCCGGGGTCATGGCCTTAACAGTGGCTTGGGTGCCGACCGGCATGAAAGCGGGGGTGGCCACACGCCCGTGGGGGGTTGTGAGAACGCCGAGACGGGCCTTCGAGGCGGCGTCGGTTTTCGTAACTCTAAAGGAGCATCCCACGGCGAGGCCTACGCCGACGCCTCAGGTCGAGGGATGCCAACCAGCTCGTCGTAGAGGATTGTAATGAGCACGGCGTGGGCGGGAAATAGCAGGCCGCCGATCACAAGATCGCCCGCAAAGAGGAGGCTCGGCCAGTTGACGATTTCTGCCACAGCCGACAAAGACATCAACACCAGGAAGCTCACCACCGTGATGCAGAGCTCCGTCAACACGATTATGGCCAAGACCTGCAGGGCCTGCTGGAAGC
Coding sequences within it:
- a CDS encoding S-adenosylmethionine decarboxylase, which codes for MMGFGKHLIIDGYGGERDRLTDLEGLYRFLDEYPAKMGMTKIMPPYVFEYKGSKPEDWGLSGVVLIAESHITVHTFPEKGFLSVDFFSCKWFDTEAASKEVEVTFGLDKLEVQSFDRGREFPTEIDKAGDLVRQDRLVRFG
- a CDS encoding TraR/DksA C4-type zinc finger protein; the encoded protein is MTTPKPTKKSESQKQLLLEKREQLVRKLAESKREESAIELDRGDDLDRAAASRDRDINYMLSSREREELRAIEEALEKIEAGLYGVCERCEKTIGAKRLQALPLAPYCRDCQSEMELAQKRHRELGL
- the secD gene encoding protein translocase subunit SecD — translated: MGAGRWKPLLIVLVVGVSIWSATPLKKKINLGLDLQGGIHLVLEVQTDKAVENTVEQMAEDMGRLLRENQVRVSRSARGPDNSIEVVIIRPRDMERAAALLKDFPVIPEEAGPPTLRFRLRSAYAEQVKDNAVSQALETIRNRVDQFGVAEPVIQRQGGRQILIQLSGIKDPQRALRLIGRTAQLEFRLVDASVSQADTRAGRVPADSEILSYRRRDSQSGRDVVTPIVVKRRTLMTGEHLTNASVSLGGQFNQPIVNIRFDRVGGRRFARITGDHVGERLAIVLDNVVRTAPVIRAKIEGGSAIIEGIDNLEEAKDVAIVLRAGALPAPVEILENRTVGPSLGADSVRQGLRSIIIGSILVIVFMVFYYRFSGSVADIALMLNLIILVGAMGYLRATLTLPGIAGIILTIGMAVDANVLIFERIREELRTGKSVKASVEAGFSKAFWTIFDANVTTFIAALVLFQFGTGTVKGFAVTLSIGIAASMFTALFVSRVVFDIYIKTQRVTKLSI
- the tgt gene encoding tRNA guanosine(34) transglycosylase Tgt is translated as MGCSFRVTKTDAASKARLGVLTTPHGRVATPAFMPVGTQATVKAMTPDECRSLGAEILLANAYHLYLRPGVEVVEAHGGLHRFMGWDGPLLTDSGGFQVMSLAKLRKITSDGVMFQSHLDGSEHLLSPEKAVAIQEALGADIIMALDECAPYPTTYDYARESMVLTNSWAERCRAAKRRDDQALFGIVQGGMFADLRAESARAITALEFDGYAIGGLSVGESKEHLRTVVEATVPLLPEASPRYLMGVGTPLDLVEQVMRGIDLFDCVLPTRNARTGTLYTSQGRIIIKHARYLDDLRPLDPDCPCYTCATFTRSYLRHLFQAGEILASRLNTLHNLTFYMRLMAEIRGAIPKGGLETIRERVEANFMPAGAEAGGHNEEGEAVGPVDIA
- the speB gene encoding agmatinase: MKNPFEAHAPILPNRFLALDEEQAGWERARVAILPVPYDATTSYQPGCRFGPRAIIDASRYLEEYDEELGVEPCTVGIYTSPEVEPVAGDPKAMLDRVEALVSYLIDQGKTVATVGGEHTLTRAAVGAHVTAYGSLSVLQLDAHLDLRDTYHDSAFSHACVMRRVWDVAPVTAVGVRSCSAEERSWLTERGGECFWASEATGDATWAEAVCSSLGERVYVTIDLDVFDPAVMPAVGTPEPGGLDWSTVTLLMKTLAARREIVGFDLMELAPIPGLRAPDVLAAKLLYKMVGYLFCLDLTGNG
- the arc gene encoding proteasome ATPase; the encoded protein is MKQTNQSITGQLSDARKQNEKLVMAFQEAKHQIDLLKEEVDKLSAPPNSYGKFIALNADGTVDVDLDGRRIRVNVHPGMDPESLEPGQSLILNEALNAVAAREFETKGEVMIVKDFLDDHRVVLLGRVDEERVFQLSEPLRVDMPQVGDPLMVDSRSGFALEKIPKTQVEEVVLEEVPDVTYDHVGGLSEQIEALRDAIELPYLYPEEFAAFRLDPPKGILLYGPPGCGKTMIAKAIANSLATEMSLRTGEETKGYFLNIKGPELLNKYVGETEFKIREVFKKAKAKANEKCPVIVFFDEMDALFRIRGSGISSDVETTIVAQFLSEIDGVESLRGVIIIGASNRQDLIDPAILRPGRLDLKIKVDRPDEEAAKEVFSKYLLSTLPIHSEELAVDGDGPEACVARLIDVTVKAMYASNDDNRFLEVTYAKGDKEVFYFKDFASGAMIENIVRRAKKLALKRSIAGEERGLRASDLLESVREEFKENEDLPNTTNPDDWARIAGRKGERIVNVRTLLRGHVPPRSDIEDVIARQYM
- the yajC gene encoding preprotein translocase subunit YajC, giving the protein MDLLLPWLRAAHALGGRPGGTGDAGAGGFAAPFITFGLLIAIFYFLLIRPQQKQRKEHSKMLEELKKGDEVLTQGGLYGSIYKIKDETVSLEVAEGVRLRVSKSAITGLRSKPSKKEKAAD
- the secF gene encoding protein translocase subunit SecF; translation: MEFIKPGTTFDFIGRRWIAISASAVLIVIGLLTAGIRGLNYGIDFAGGTLVELRMPRDVDIEDVRRELRGIGMGDSTIQHYGSKDEILIRMMRSPKRIEGLQGEIIKALEVVYGQGKIELRRTEVVGPQVGAALRKQAALAMAYALIGILIYITIRFEFRFAVAAILALVHDVLITLGAFAVTNKELSLPVIAAFLTIVGYSLNDTIVVFDRIRENLKLFRRESYEAVFNRSINETLSRTILTSFTTMLVVLALFFLGGEVIHDFAFALLVGIVVGTYSSIFVASPILVFWQRLMPSKKRLVVGRETQ